Part of the bacterium genome is shown below.
CACGAGGCCGAGGTACAGCAGCGTGAAGCCGAGCGTGAGACCGAAGCCCGGCAGCACGCCGGCGCGTCTCACCGCGCGGCCCCCGTGAGCTGATCGAAGACGCCGCCCTCGGCGAAGTGCCGCGCGTGCGCCTTCTCCCAGCCGCCGAAGACCGCGTCGACCGTGAACATCCGTACCTGCGGGAGTGCGGGCGCGCCCGCCGGCGCGGTCCGCGGCCGGAAGTGGTGCTTCGCGGCGATCCGCTGGCCCTCCTCGCTGCCGAGGTACGTGAGGTAGCCTTCCGCGACCGCGCGCGTCCCGCGCTTGTCGACGACCTTGTCCACGACGGCGACGCTCGGCTCGGCGAGGATGCTCACCGACGGGACGACGATCTCGAACTTTCCCTTGCCGACCTCCTCGACGGCGAGGTAGGCCTCGTTCTCCCACGCGACGAGCACGTCCCCGATGCCGCGCTGCAGGAACGTCGTCGTCGAGCCGCGGGCGCCGGTGTCGAAGACCGGCACGTTCTTCAGGATCTTCCCGACGAACTCGCGGGCCCTCGCGTCGTCGCCCCCGCTCTTCCCGAGGGCGTACCCCCACGCCGCGAGATAGTTCCAGCGGGCGCCGCCGGAGGTCTTCGGGTTGGGGGTGATCACGGCGACGCCGTCGCGCGCCAGGTCATCCCAGTCGCGGATCTTCTTCGGGTTGCCGGCGCGCACGACGAAGACCACCGTGGAGGTGTAGGGCGCGCTGTTGTTCGGCAGCCGCTGCTGCCACCCGGGCTTGACGAGGCCGCCGTTCTTCACGAGCGCGTCGATGTCGTAGGCGAGCGCGAGAGTCACGACGTCGGCCTCGAGGCCGTCGATCACCGCCCGCGCCTGCTTGCCCGA
Proteins encoded:
- a CDS encoding sulfate ABC transporter substrate-binding protein translates to MAQAHPPRAAARRGAALAAALLLAAAPAAAQTILNVSYDPTRELYQEFNAAFAKHWKATAGRDVTVRQSHGGSGKQARAVIDGLEADVVTLALAYDIDALVKNGGLVKPGWQQRLPNNSAPYTSTVVFVVRAGNPKKIRDWDDLARDGVAVITPNPKTSGGARWNYLAAWGYALGKSGGDDARAREFVGKILKNVPVFDTGARGSTTTFLQRGIGDVLVAWENEAYLAVEEVGKGKFEIVVPSVSILAEPSVAVVDKVVDKRGTRAVAEGYLTYLGSEEGQRIAAKHHFRPRTAPAGAPALPQVRMFTVDAVFGGWEKAHARHFAEGGVFDQLTGAAR